The stretch of DNA TGAATactattgaaaaaaatgaaatagataAATCCCATTTAAACTTAAAAGATGATCACAAAAAAGAAGATTCATCatgtttaaaaataaatgtttatGATCAAGATAGTAAAGCATATTTATCAAGTATAGATGATCTGAAATTACGGAAATTTGGTTGTGTGCTAGGtttagaaaattatatatttaaattaaagaaaagagtaagtaaattttattttatatacgCAGTAGTAacaataattcattttttaatatatgtaaatagaGGAATAATACCAGGATCATATGATTACATATCaacatatttaaaagaaaaatttgaaatatcAAATATAGATATGCACATAGGATTTTTAACTTCAGTATTTGTATTTGGTTTAAGTATAAGTTCGGTTATAAGTGGTTCACTAGGTTCAGCTTATagcatatttaaaataacggatatatttttatttcaaaattctCTTGCTTTATTTATAACAggaatttcttttattattggATCATATTATTCTTTAATGTTTAGTCGTTTTTTTTGCGGATTTGGTGAAGCAGCTTTTATTACTATCATTCCACCCCTTATATATTCATACTCTAAAAATAAAGCAGGGTCATGGattagtatttttattacaatgTTTCCTTTAGGAGGATGTGCTGGTTATTTACTTGCTGTCGTTCTTCCTTATACTAAAATAACAATTGCTCAATATTTCATCATTTCAGGATttgtcttttttatttttgttatatgtttttatttttttgatgaaAAAATGCTAAAAGAATATGAAGACAAGAAGAGTTTGAAAAAAGAGcaaaaatcaaataaagaaaatgatattGAAGAAGGAAATCAGCtgaaagaagaaaattatttgaaGGAAGAAGAAAGTTTAAAAAACGTAGAAGAatttaaagataataaaaaaaaaaatattgaagatTTGAATACAACTTCAGATAAAGCAAATATTCATGATATAGTAGATTCTTATATACCTCATGAATTAAAtgttgaaaatgaaaaaaataatgaaaaaaaaaaaaaaaaaaaaattaaacgaaagaataataatattataactaaaaatagtaatagcaaaaatattaacaataacaataataatactaCTGATAATAATGACGATAGTAAtgttaatgataataataataatatcaaTGTAGAatcaaaaaaagaagataatatAACTGCAGATAGAACAGAGAAGATTAATCAAGgggaaaatgaaaaaaaaaaaaaaaagcgcagaaataaaaaagaaaagaaaaaagaatcaACAAAGAATATGAgcgataataataatatttttcatacaAATAACTTAAActtaagaaaattaaaaagtagaaatttgcataaaaataaaaattttaaaaatgaacatttaagtttaaaattttctgaAAGCAAAAAGTTTTCTAGtcttaaaaattttaccAATTTAAAGCATATATCATGTATAAAGAGAATTAATAGTAATTCAAATTCGAGAAATAAGAATTCAACTGATTACTCCGATCATAAATCATTTGACTCTTATAAAatgtgtaaaaaaaataaaatgagatTATATGATGATGAATTATATGATGTTGAAAAACCTATAAATGAATCAAATAATACCTCTTTTAACTCAGtacaaaaaaatgataatgacAATAGCTgctttataaataaaaataaaatagtcaaaaataattatgatgaAACAGAACTTATAAATAGTAATTATGTAGATCAAAATTCAGATAATGTGTATACTATGGATACTTACAATAAGGATCAGTTATGTTTAATGAGCCCcaaaaaatcatttaatagcagtaaaaaggaaaataattttttagatataaaagataatttagaaaagttaaataaacatgataatgaagaattaaatttaaatatatttgcaAAAGCAACCTTATTCAATCCgagttttttattattagttACTGCTTTAACAGCACACTCAGATATTATTCAAAGTTATTTAGTTTATGGACCAGCTATATTGTATGCCCTTGATGTTTATCCTACATATAAATCGGCAACAGTAATATGTAGTTTGTGTGCATGTTTATCTTCAATAATAGGTACATGTTTAGGAGGATTTTTAATGGATTTATATGatttaaatatacaaaatatagataaaaattatgaacatataaaaaataatcaaaagagaattaaattatataataaagatatacTAGTTTATAAATATCTCCGAATCATAGGTTTACAAAcatttatcattttattCTTTGGATCTGTGTTTTCCTTAGTGCTTCCGTTTATTAAtaatctatatatttttacaattatGATGACATTTGGGCTAACTTTTCTATTTTCATCAAtggtataattttttttttttttttcattttagaatatacaatatatatatgtataaaagaaattatatttatttaaaaattttgtgtattttttttaattaaaatcagttatatatgtaatattaatcacaaattaaattatttttttttttttttttttatatttagcCGGGTCATAACATTGGTGTTATGGTATGTGTTCCTCAAAACATTAGACCTTTTTCTGTGGGAATGTCATCATTTATATCACATATATTTGggttaatataaaaatcaacataataataaattgcATAGAATTTGAAtggaaaatataatatttaatttttaaacatttataagctatataaattttttttattttttatttagtgaTATCCCATGGATAGTTATTACTGGATATATTAAAGGCATATTATCTCCTGATTGTCTCGTAACAAGAGAtgtaatacatatattttattttattttttttttaaagttttatattaaaatatatatatatatataatttatttttcattatttttttatttacaataaATATAGGGTGAAATATCTGATTTATGCCGAGAACAAAGTTGGGGGTTAAGAGTTACTTTACTAATTATATGTTCAAAATCTCTTATAATGACTTTTGGAAGTTTATTTCTTTACATGCATTCGAATAAGAAAATtgacaaatataaaaatagacaAGAAAATACATAACAATTTTACCGATTCATTggttttatatatttataacttATGAACTTTTtgattctttaaattttttttttttatattttaaaaaaagttgtttcatttatatattgttGTGTATTGTAATTTTTATCGCATATATTGTGcgattttttaatattttgattttaattattatattttgtattttccacctttttttaaagaatttttaattttaataggtttatttactttcatttatttatattaacgtatctatatatacatttttttttttttaatttaatactTTCATTTATAAATGACATGTATATCTCCGAAGGTTTTTGATTTTATTtgatttctttatttatatatatatatatatatttatatatttttcaactGATTTATTTTgtgtaatttatatatttttttagttcaaaattaattttaagattttttatttatatgcataaatataattaatttcaattttttgttACGTTATagtgatatatatatttatatataaatatacctTTATAAAgaactttctttttttattttaatttttttatctttaaaattaaaaactcaaaaatataaataaaaaactaaataaaaataaaaatttctccaattttttttttcttaagacaaaaaaaaaataaatttatttgggaactgtaaaattttttctccACCGAGATAAACCAATATAGgatcttttttaaaatattattagaaTTTTCAGTAATAAGTATCCTGTTGATAGTACAAGAACAAtcactttttaattttttttttttttaatgtaatgatttattatatttaaaaaaataagatatatGTAGTAATCTATTAAACATGATTGTTTTgaaaaatgttattttaatttctattttttcataaatgcaattaaaataaatatatgcatatataaataatgataaaaatcaaataaagtaaaaataaatataataaaaataatgatttcAATAACAATAAAAGTATCTTTacatgaataaaaaaaaaaaaatagtaatacttaatcttatttaaaatattaatataaataaaaaaaaaaaaaaaaagaaaaaaacataatacGACTTATAATGTTGAAAAAATGCAATTATATGaagtattattttaaaaaattaaaaatagtattaaaaaatgttctCTAATGcaataaaattagaaaatttaaatgattattATAATGAGGGTGAAGAATGTATAAAaccatttttatataattctgataaaattaatgaaaataggcaagaaaaatcaaatttaattaatataaataaaaagaataaaagaaataaaaatgaaagagGAGAAATATCATTAACAGATTGTTTAGCATGTAATGGTTGTGTTACCAATGAAGAAaccaattttttaaaaagccAGAATGCACTTGaaattttgaataatttgaagaaaaaaaaaattaatataatttctttatcTTTACAAAGTTTAACAGCTTTGTCTGTGTATTATAATTTACCTTTATCAACTACtcaaaataaattatgtttttttttaaaagcaCTGAATTTTGATTATGTTTATGACTCATCATTAAGTGAACTGATAGCATTAAATGAGGCAAAGAATGAAtttattgattttttttgtagaaaAAATCCagaattacataaaaaaattgatagtACCCTATATGATATTTTTGAGAATAAtacaaatgaaaatgaacttaataacaaatttaaatataaacctaataattttaatgaagaattaaaaaaaaataataatgaaaaatttagcGAAAagaaatacataaataaaaaattcagcCGTTATAATAGTTACAATGGTAGAGAAAAACAAGATTACAATaggaaaaattataataacaatagtaacataataatgaataattataaatacacAAATGATCATATAGAATATGGATATAAAACCTCAAATATGCTCCCGTTAATTTGTTCTCATTGTAGTGGTAGTGTTATATAtggagaaaaaaattttgaggAAGAACTACTAAACTCGTTTAGTAAAGTAAAAACCAGTCAAGATATTCAAGgaataattttgaaaattttacatTTGCATAATGGTTTATGCACATTTCCCTTAATAGAAGATTACTTTTTTAGcaatttctttaaattttacaattataatataaaattcataaatatatgtagaaaacattttttaaaaaatcgtctttttaaaagaaatatagaaaataatattttggaaaataatgatgataataaattattaaaaacatCTCCCCTAACGATTTATGATATTAATCAcgtttatttattatattgttTTGACAAAAAATTAGAAGCCCATAAAAGTAACATAGAGCAACAAAAATCAATAGAACAAAACATGACTAACTATTTATCTCATTTTATTTCTTGTgaaaatatatcaaataacaatgaaaataatattggtagtgattcaaaaaataaattttattgtgTAGACGCAGTTTTAACAACAGTAGAATTaatagaattaataaaaagtatgAATATAGATTTTTATACATTACCTGAATTATCTATTGATAGTGTTTAtagtattttaaaagaaactaataataaaataagaaatataaataaaacacATTGTCAGAGTATTAAAGAACAATATAAAAGTACAAcaataaatacaaaattacaaaaagaagaggaaaaaaatgtaattgataaaaatatatataagcaTAAAGTagcaaatgaaaatataacaaattcaaaagaaaagagcataagtaaaattttagaaaatgaaCCTTTTAATATAGAATATTTTGCaaacaaaaatatagaacttaaatatatttatgataaAATTTCGAATTATTCTATTAGATGtggtaataaaaataatatttccaTGGGATATGGAGAAGAGATATTTAAGTATGTATGTAAAcaaattttcaattttaatattgaagaaaataattttaattttaaatatgaagATATTATTGTATTATCTctctttaaaaataacaaatgtGTATTTAGAGTTGTTCTCTCATATGGTTTTAAGAGTATGTAcaaagttataaaaaaattaaaagagaaCAAAACTAAGGAAGAAATTTTTGATAGTGAAATGAATGATGAAGATACATATGAAATTAAGATTACATAcaatcttaattttttaggAAAAATTGATTATGTTGAATTAATGGCATGTGAGAAAGGCTGTCTTTTTGGTTGTGCACAAAATATTTTCTCTGAATATCCTAATAAATTTTCCAGCTGTTCATGTcacaattttaatattttcaagaaattatataatcaaaaagttattgaaaattttgattttctttttttagataattaTTCTACAAAAGAAGAAAACAGTTGTATATGTTCCAGtgaaatacataaaaaaacatattttaataaaacaaaaaataatgagcaatctgaagaaaatgaaaaaaacaattatgaaatattatttgaaaaaaatgataaagaaaaactatttcaaattttatatgaaaCAATGCATAGTAACAAATTcactttatatataaattccAATAAATGCACAGATGATTCtaatgttaatttttttttaaaaaatatattttatatttttaatacgagcacttttcatttattaaagagtactttttcttcaaaaaaaaaattggatataattaattggtaaatattaaaaatttatttcatatattatcTATCTTAGTTACTTCTGTTTGttttattcctttttatatttattatatatatatatatatatatatatatatatatatataattataatttttaattatttgttttttttttttttgatttcctaattaaattttattttattttatttttaattaaatttttgtattattaaaagttttacttattttattatatttccgTCTATTTTTCCAATTTTTTgggtaataatttttatgctttttaaaaataaaaaaaaaaaatatatatatatgtaaaattttaaaaaactttgactaattttttataaaataaaaaaagaataatttataaattacatactatttcaaatattttaaagaaaatataccttaaaaacatttaaaaaaaaattttcttttatatttctataaGACAGTgttgcatatatatataaattaaaaatatagttttcaaataaaaatattttattgaaaccaaaaaatatgtatatatacatgaatttgaaaaagtaaaaataattttcttttaacgAAATATATTATCTTACACttcaaattatttatatcattaattaaatattttagaagGTAATCAAAtttatagaatttttttcttaataaaatagtataaaaatgaaaaatgtgttattcctctttttttattctttaagcttaacataatttttcttaaaaaatacaaGAGAAGAATgagattttatttttcaaaattattttattaaatatattcttcCTTTAAAGGATTagtaattaatattaattttatataattatataaaaggtTTTCTAAAGtgatgaataaaaaaatgtttatgttaCGATTAATCTCACTGTTCTTATCAATGTCTGATAAAGTATgtatttactattttttatatatgttattttcatatttatactgaatttataaaaaaaaataatatttacatGTACTTAGAAAGtaaaacttattaaaacatatatagTACATtgtataacaaaaataaaaatggtcTAGCagatttttaatttataaatattaaagaatttcctatttttatataggaAGTAATCATTACCATTAGATGTTTTATTAGAgaaattgttattatttttttcattctatttttaattatgttaATTGTTAATATAGCATTTCAGTATACTTAAGAAATATTCTAAAAACGTAAAAAAGCATAAATGTCCcgaattataataaatttatatgtgtaaaataaattcaatatattttaaaaagaaataaagatataaatatGAATCAATTACTTATGAATTTTTCAAAGAggaaaaaacataaattcatatcattttcaaaatatgattaattaaatatttataaatttatactatttagtatttttttatttatatatgaacGTATATTTAccaagaaacaaaaaaaaggggaaaaaaaaaagaaattaaaataaaaacagaTGAAGCTTTATAACTTTTTCTAATTACTAATTTaagattaaaaatatttctatgttattaagaaataagaacttttttttttttttagattaaTAGAATTTTTCATTGTTATTCAGTAATATACTTAATGtatttcattataaaaaaaaaaagtaaattcaTTTCATTTTCTCATAAAAGtttcattaataatttaatttttatatgtataaaatataaaagaaaattaaaaagaattaaatattcactaatgaatatttttattgtattttgAATCTTTTtgatattcataaaaatattcattctTCCATGCCCCTATTTTAGATGaaatattcttttctttttttttctatttttttaacaattcaaaattaaaaatgatcaAAAACAAAAAGCAATTCGACACCCacgaaaagaaaaatatatatagatgtatctatatgtatgtatttattatatatattagacCATGTTGAAATatggaaaatatatatttcttacaGAAAAACATTCCTCAAATAAATGcagtattattaattataatgaaagatgtataaaattatttagatTTACTTTTAGTAtgtatttcataaaaattaactTACCTAAAAAACATtgttccttttttattttaagataatttatataaacaaatGATACGAAAGATAAACATTTTCacgtatataaaaatattctttttaattgtaattgttattcatatttaaaaatattagagGGGGgggaaataaataaatattagaggatctatacatatttatgaatattttgataattatttaatatacttTTAAATATGTGCATGATAAAACGTTTTCAGTTACATCTATATAATTTAAGTGTTTACCaccatttaaaaaaaagagagaaaaaaaaaggagagAAAAAAGGAGAAAAACACGAAACTAAAATAAGGAGTGTTGGTCTATGGTAGTTAttagatattttaaataaaaaaattttaatttttttttttctttttataaaaattattaattaaaatgttttaatttttttttttttttttatgaaaatttagatatgtgcaaaaaaaattcatttttatttttattttttttgtattaaagGGAACAAAGTAGCGCCtctctattatttttctttgctttttataatatttttaataattaatgattttatttttttaaatataagtagtgtaattaaaaatgctacattaaattaaatataaatgcaatttcaaaaattaatagtattaaaaaaaaaaatttggaaAAATGTGTTCTAAATGTGTAATGATACAAAAGaggttatttttttttgtagaatattttttttttctttttttataaataattactttattttttgatcaaatttttaaaaattttaatttacatggttatatttaaaaaaaagaaacatatATAACTgtgaaaacaaaaataatattattatttattgtattatttcatattttccATTTATTATAGcgttttttattacttttatgTATACAAAGTTTATACACtaattaaaatttgtttttttttaaaaaaaggaacTAAACTGCTTTTcagaattatatatatatatatgcatgtgCATATaagtacatatatatacatacatacATAGATATACatacaaatatatacatataaatatacacatacaaatatatacatataaatatatacatacaaatatatatatacatatatataatacaaatatatacatacaaatatatacatacatatatatatatacatacatacatatatatatatatatatatacatacatacatacatacatatatatatatatatatatatatatatatatatatatatatatatatatatatatatatatatatatacata from Plasmodium relictum strain SGS1 genome assembly, chromosome: 11 encodes:
- a CDS encoding organic anion transporter, putative; protein product: MNTIEKNEIDKSHLNLKDDHKKEDSSCLKINVYDQDSKAYLSSIDDLKLRKFGCVLGLENYIFKLKKRVSKFYFIYAVVTIIHFLIYVNRGIIPGSYDYISTYLKEKFEISNIDMHIGFLTSVFVFGLSISSVISGSLGSAYSIFKITDIFLFQNSLALFITGISFIIGSYYSLMFSRFFCGFGEAAFITIIPPLIYSYSKNKAGSWISIFITMFPLGGCAGYLLAVVLPYTKITIAQYFIISGFVFFIFVICFYFFDEKMLKEYEDKKSLKKEQKSNKENDIEEGNQLKEENYLKEEESLKNVEEFKDNKKKNIEDLNTTSDKANIHDIVDSYIPHELNVENEKNNEKKKKKKIKRKNNNIITKNSNSKNINNNNNNTTDNNDDSNVNDNNNNINVESKKEDNITADRTEKINQGENEKKKKKRRNKKEKKKESTKNMSDNNNIFHTNNLNLRKLKSRNLHKNKNFKNEHLSLKFSESKKFSSLKNFTNLKHISCIKRINSNSNSRNKNSTDYSDHKSFDSYKMCKKNKMRLYDDELYDVEKPINESNNTSFNSVQKNDNDNSCFINKNKIVKNNYDETELINSNYVDQNSDNVYTMDTYNKDQLCLMSPKKSFNSSKKENNFLDIKDNLEKLNKHDNEELNLNIFAKATLFNPSFLLLVTALTAHSDIIQSYLVYGPAILYALDVYPTYKSATVICSLCACLSSIIGTCLGGFLMDLYDLNIQNIDKNYEHIKNNQKRIKLYNKDILVYKYLRIIGLQTFIILFFGSVFSLVLPFINNLYIFTIMMTFGLTFLFSSMPGHNIGVMVCVPQNIRPFSVGMSSFISHIFGDIPWIVITGYIKGILSPDCLVTRDGEISDLCREQSWGLRVTLLIICSKSLIMTFGSLFLYMHSNKKIDKYKNRQENT
- a CDS encoding cytosolic Fe-S cluster assembly factor NAR1, putative, which produces MFSNAIKLENLNDYYNEGEECIKPFLYNSDKINENRQEKSNLININKKNKRNKNERGEISLTDCLACNGCVTNEETNFLKSQNALEILNNLKKKKINIISLSLQSLTALSVYYNLPLSTTQNKLCFFLKALNFDYVYDSSLSELIALNEAKNEFIDFFCRKNPELHKKIDSTLYDIFENNTNENELNNKFKYKPNNFNEELKKNNNEKFSEKKYINKKFSRYNSYNGREKQDYNRKNYNNNSNIIMNNYKYTNDHIEYGYKTSNMLPLICSHCSGSVIYGEKNFEEELLNSFSKVKTSQDIQGIILKILHLHNGLCTFPLIEDYFFSNFFKFYNYNIKFINICRKHFLKNRLFKRNIENNILENNDDNKLLKTSPLTIYDINHVYLLYCFDKKLEAHKSNIEQQKSIEQNMTNYLSHFISCENISNNNENNIGSDSKNKFYCVDAVLTTVELIELIKSMNIDFYTLPELSIDSVYSILKETNNKIRNINKTHCQSIKEQYKSTTINTKLQKEEEKNVIDKNIYKHKVANENITNSKEKSISKILENEPFNIEYFANKNIELKYIYDKISNYSIRCGNKNNISMGYGEEIFKYVCKQIFNFNIEENNFNFKYEDIIVLSLFKNNKCVFRVVLSYGFKSMYKVIKKLKENKTKEEIFDSEMNDEDTYEIKITYNLNFLGKIDYVELMACEKGCLFGCAQNIFSEYPNKFSSCSCHNFNIFKKLYNQKVIENFDFLFLDNYSTKEENSCICSSEIHKKTYFNKTKNNEQSEENEKNNYEILFEKNDKEKLFQILYETMHSNKFTLYINSNKCTDDSNVNFFLKNIFYIFNTSTFHLLKSTFSSKKKLDIINW